From the genome of Armatimonadota bacterium:
TACTCGTTCCCACCGTTCTCCGTGGGTGAAGCCCGTCCGCTGCGCAGCCCCGGCCGCCGCGAGGTCGGGCACGGTGCCCTGGCCGAGCGGGCGCTGGAACGAATGATCCCTGATCAGGAGCAGTTCCCCTACGTGATCCGCGTGGTTTCCGAGGTCCTGGAATCGAACGGAAGCACGTCCATGGCTGCGGTGTGCGCTTCTACCCTGTCGCTGATGGACGCGGGCGTTCCCATCCGGGCCGCCGTGGGCGGGATTGCCATGGGGCTAATCTCAGGGACCGATGGCAAGTATGCCATCCTCACCGACATCCAGGGCATCGAGGATGCCATGGGCGACATGGACTTCAAGGTCGCAGGCACGCGCGAGGGCGTTACCGCGCTCCAGATGGACGTCAAGACATCCGGGCTCCGACAGGGCGTGCTGACCGAGGCGTTGGAGCAGGCACGGGAAGCCCGGCTCACGATCCTGGACGCCATGTCCAACGCCCTGCCCGCCCCCCGTGTCACGCTGTCGGCTCATGCCCCGCGCATCCTCACGCTGCAGATCAACCCCGAGAAGATCCGCGAGATCATCGGTCCTGGAGGCAAGGTGATCAACAAGATCACCGCGGATACAGGGGCCAAGATAGACATCGAGCAGGATGGGCGTGTATTCATCGCCTCGGTAAACGAGGACGCGGCCCGGCGCGCCATGGCCATGATCGAGGGCATCGTCCGCGAGGTGCAGGTGGGAGAGACCTACCAGGGCCGCGTTACGCGGGTGTTGAACTTCGGGGCGTTCGTCGAGCTGCTGCCCGGCAAGGAAGGCCTGGTGCACATCTCTGAACTATCCTACGGCCGTGTCAACAAGGTCGAGGACGTGGTCAAGGTGGGCGATGAGCTCCAGGTGAAGGTGAAGGAGATTGACAGTCTGGGTCGCGTCAACCTTACGCACCGCGGTACGCAGCCTCCCCCGGAAGGATGGGAGGAGGAGGCCGACGAGCCCCAGCCAGCCGACGTAGAGCACAGGCCGCGATCACCCCGTCCGCGTCCAGGTGACGCCCGCGGCGGGCGCCCGCCGCGACGGCGCGATGGCAGCGGCAGGCCTCCCCGCAGGCCGCATCCGTAACCGAACCGCGGCAGGCCTCGATGGATCCGACGCATAGGTCGGTGCTGCCTAACGGCATTCGGGTATTGACCGAGGCCATGCCGCAGGTTCGCACCGCGGCGATTGGCCTGTGGATCGGGGCCGGGTCACGGTACGAGGCCGCTGAGGTCCACGGCGTTTCGCACTTCCTAGAACACCTGTTCTTCAAGGGCACGCGCGGCCGGTCTGCTCTGGCAATCGCCCAGGCGGTGGACGCGCTGGGCGGCCAGATGAACGCCTTCACCGACAAGGAGCACACCTGCATCTATGTGAAGGTGCTGGCGGATCACCTTCCACCGATCGTGGAGTTGATGGCGGACATGCTGCTCAACTCCTCGTTCGATCCCGTCGCCATCGAGCGAGAGCGGCAGGTCATCACGGAAGAGCTCAAGATGTACGAGGATTCGCCGGACGCGATGGTGCAGGACCTGATCGCTCAGACGATCTGGAACGGGCACCCGCTCGGCAGGCCGGTCATCGGGACGCGCAGGACCGTTTCCCGTCTGAAGCGCGCCGACTTCGTTCGGTACGTCGAGGAGCGCTACAGACCCGACAACGTCCTCGTGGCTGTTGCAGGGGACGTTGAACACCGGGCGGCCACGGAGCTCATCGCGCGCCACCTCGGGCAGTGGGACGGCCGAACGGTCACGCAGGAGACTCTCCGTCCCTCGCTGACGCCGGCGGTAACCATCCGATCGAAGGAGATTGAGCAGGTGCATCTCTGCGTCGCCACGCGAGGCTGCTCGGCGGCCGACGAGGACAGGTACGTGCTGGCAGTGCTCGACAACCTGCTTGGTGGAGGGATGAGCAGCCGCCTCTTCCAGGAGATCAGGGAGAAGCGCGGACTCGTGTACAGCATCGCGTCGTATCCGGCCTCGTACCGGGAGGGCGGGCTCTCGGTCGTATACGCGGCCATGAGTCCCAAGAACGGCCCTGAGGTCGTGCGCCTCATCATGGAGGAGATCGCGGCGCTGTCCGATCCTCTTGACGAGGCCGAGCTGCAGCGCGCAAAGGAGTCGCTCAAGGGCAGCGTCATGCTCCCGCTCGAGAGCACCAGCGGCCGGATGAACAAGCTGGCGGGCTCAGAGCTCTACCACAGCCGGCAGATAGACCTGGACGAGATCCTGGGGCGCATAGACGCGGTGGACGGGGCCGCGGTGCAACGCATGGCAGCCGAGATCTTCACGCCCGACCAGATGGCGATGGCCGCCATAGGGCCGTTCGGGGTGCACGGCACCCCGCGCGCGCCGCTGGAACGTGCCTTCGACCGGTCGGTGGGCATCCTGGCAACCCGGCAATAGGAGCCCGGAACCCCGTCTCAGAAACTAGGGCGCCGCCTGAAAGGGAATTCCTGCTGGCGGCGTCGAACGCCTCCCGTCATGGATACGATCCGTGTTGCCGTCAGTGGTGCTGCCGGTCGTATGGGCCGGACCGCGATCCGCGCCATCGCTCGCGAGCCGGATATGGTCCTGGTTGGCGCCCTGGAGCGCGACCAGGCAATCGGGCAAGATGCCGGAGAGCAGGCCGGCTCCAGGCACCTGGGTGTCACGGTAACCGACTCCGTGGAAGCCATCATCGCCGCGGGCCCGGACGTGCTGGTGGAGTTCGCACCGGGGCGGGTGGCCGCAGATCACGCCCGCGCAGCAATCGAGGCCGGCATCCGGCCGGTCGTGGGAAGCACCGGGATCCCTGCGAGCGACATCGAGCTCCTGGGCGAACTGGCGGCCCAGAGCAAGATCGGTGCCGTGATCGCTCCCAACTTCGCGATCGGCGCGGTCCTGATGATAGAGTTTGCCCGGCTTGCCGCGCCCCACCTTCAACAGGTGGAAATCATCGAACTACACCACGACCGCAAGCGCGACGCGCCCTCGGGCACCGCGGAGAAGACCGCGCGCGCCATCGCATCGGTCCGGGCCGAATCCCCGGCCACCGCGTTGCCGGCCGCTGCCCCATCCGGGGAGGAACTCGTTACCGGCGCGCGGGGCGGCGTAGTCGAAGGGGTCCGCGTGCACAGCGTACGTCTGCCCGGCCTGGTCGCGCACCAGGAGGTCATCTTCGGTGGCCCTGGCCAGGTCCTCACGATCCGGCACGACTCCACGAGCGAGGAGTCGTTCATGCCCGGGCTGCTGCTGGCGGTCCGCCGCGTGCCCGAGCTGAGCGGCCTGGTCTACGGACTGGAGCACCTGCTAGGATTGCGCTAGTCAACCGGAGGGGCAGTGATGGTCGGCGGACTTCGTGTTGCGGTGATCGGCGCCACCGGCGTTGTGGGCGGCGCGATGGTCCGGATTCTAGAGGAGCGGGGATTCCCCACCGCCTCGCTGCGGCTGTTTGCCACTGCCCGGTCCGCCGGCCGGACCGTGGTCTTTCGCGGCAGGGCGGTCCCGGTCGAGGAGACCGGCGACGGCGTGCTGGAGTCGGATCTAGTGCTGTTTGCCGGAGGCGACGACGCCAGCCGGCGCCTGGCGTGGGCGGTGGCCGAAGCCGGTGGGGTCGCGGTGGACAACTCATCCACGTGGCGAATGGATCCCAGGGTGCCCCTCGTTGTCCCGGAGGTCAACGCCGGCGCGCTGCGCGGGCACCAGGGTGTGATCGCCAACCCGAACTGCGTCGCTGCGGCCCTGGTCATGGCGCTGAAGCCGATACACGATGCCGCAGGAATCCGTCGCTGCATCGTGGCGACCTATCAGTCGGTCTCCGGTGGCGGCGCGGACAACATGCGGGCGCTCCTGGCGCAGAGCCAGGGGTTGCTCGAGGCCACCGATGCTCTGGAGACCGGTGACGCGGATCGCATCACCGCGGCCGCCGGGACTGCGTCGCCCGTGGCCTTCAACGTCCGGCCGCAGTGGAGATGGGAATCGGACGGCGAGACCGAGGAAGAGAACAAGATCGTTGCGGAGACGCGGAAGATACTGGCCACCGACCTCCTGATCAGCGTGACGGCGATGCGCGTGCCCGTGTTGGTGGGACACACGCTCGCGGTTCACCTGGACCTGGCCCGACCTCTTGCTCCCGACGCGGCCCGGGCCGTCCTGAGAGGGGCACGCGGTGTTGAGGTCGTGGACGACCCCTCGGCCGACCTCGTGCCGACACCCCTGCTGGCTGCTGGAAGAGACCCGGTGTATGTTGGCCGCCTGAGGGCCGACCGTTTCGACCCGCACGGGCTGAGCCTGATCGTCTGTTCCGACAATCTGCGCAAGGGCGCCGCCCTCAACGCGGTGCAGATCGCCGAGTACATGCTGGCAGCAGGCATGCTGTTTCGCCGCGGGGAGACAGCGCGGCACCAGGGGGGATGACGATGCCGTTCTTCGGCCACCTGATAACCGCAATGGTAACGCCGTTCGACGCCGACGGCCGGGTTGACTACGCCGGGGCCGCGGCGCTGACCGGCCGCCTGATTTCGAGCGGGAACGACGGCCTGGTGGTTGCCGGCACCACCGGGGAGTCTCCGACGCTCTCCGATGACGAGAAGATCCGGCTCTTCGCCGCGGTGAAGGAAGCGGCCGGCGACCGGGCCAAGGTGATCGCAGGAACCGGAACGTACGACACCGCGCACTCGATCCACCTGTCAAAGGAGGCGCACCGCGCGGGCGCAGACGGCCTGCTCCTGGTGAACCCCTACTACAACCGACCGTCGCAAGACGGGCTCTACGCCCACTTCCGGGCCGTCGCCGAGAGCACGCCGCTGCCGGTGATGCTGTACAACATCCCGGGCCGCACCGGTGTGAACTGCATGCCTGAAACGATAGCCCGTCTCGCCGAGATCCCAAGCATCGTCGCCGTCAAGGAAGCCGCCGGAAGTCTCGACCAAGTGTCGGAGATCCGCGTGAGGACGCCTGATCGGTTCAGCATCTACAGTGGCGACGACAGCCTGACTCTACCTAAACTGGCGGTTGGGGCAGTGGGGGTTGTGAGCGTCGCCGGGAACCTGGCCGGCCTTGAGATCCAGGCGATGATTCAGTCCTTCCTCGCCGGCAAGGTCGAAGAGGCGTTGCGCCTGCACCGCCGCCTGTGGCCGCTCTTCAAGGTGCTGTTCATAACCACCAACCCGGTACCGGTGAAGGCCGCGTTGCGGCTGGCCGGCCTCGACTGCGGGCGGGTCAGGCTGCCCCTGGTGGATGCAACGCCCAAGGAGGAGGAGCAGATTCAGGTTGTGCTGCGCGCGTTGGGCCTGATGCCGGCCCAAGCGTGAGCCCTGCCGGTGTGCCCGTGCTCGACCTTGTGGTTCTTGGAATCGTCCAGGGGCTGACCGAGTTCCTCCCCATCAGCAGCACCGCCCACCTGCTTTTCGCCGAGCACTACCTGGGCATGTCCAGGCCAGGGCTCGTGCTGGAGGCCGCGCTGCACATCGGCACCACCCTTGCTGCCTGCGTGCTGTTCTGGCCGGACGTCCTCCGGATCGTCCGCAGCATTCCAGGGCTCCTGCGGGGGGCCGCAGAGCCGCGCGTACACCCTCCGGATCCCGCGGCCCGGATGGCAGTTGCGATCGTGATCTCCACCGCGGTAACAGCCGCCTTGGGTCTCGCGCTTGCCGGTCCGCTGGAGCGTATGTTCGAATCGGTCCGCGCTACCGCGGTACAACTCCTGATAACCGGCCTGATCCTGCTCTGGAGCCGCGAACGCGGCACGAGATCTGCCGGTGAGGTCACGGCAAGGGATGGCGTGGTCCTTGGCCTGGCACAGGCCCTGGCGATAGTGCCGGGGATTTCGCGATCAGGGGTCACGATAGTTGCCGGCCTGGCGCTCGGCCTGCAGCGCACCGAGAGCGCCCGGATGTCTTTTCTCATGTCCATCCCGGCAATCGCAGGAGCCAGCGCCTTTGCGTTGAAGGACGCCGGGATGGCCACACGCATGGGGTATGCGCCGCCAGAACTGCTGGCGGGCGCGGTCGTAGCCGGCATCTCGGGCGGGCTGGCCATCCTGTGGCTGGTTGATCTCATCAGACGCCACCGGCTGATCGCGTTCAGCGCCTACTGCTGGCTGGTCGGCCTGCTGGTTCTGCTGACGGCGAGGTAGACGGAATGGCCAGGCGAAGGCAGTCCCGCCCGCCCTCGCACAACCGGCCGGTGGCGGCCGGATGGGCGCTCGTGCTGGTTGCGATCGTGCTCGGGCTAGCATACCTGCCGGGCGCGACCGGTATCCCCCTGTTGCTGGCCCGCTGGCAGCGCCTCCTGTTGGGCACGGCTGCCCCGGCCCTCCCTTCCTACGTTCTGGTCGCCGGCCTGATCCTGATGGCCGCGGGCGAACGCGCCCGCCTCAGCCGGAGGATCGTGGGCTTCCTGATGGCGTCGGCGACGGCCCTGCTGGCGCTGCACGCCTGGACCGGCGGCGCAGATCTCCTGGGCGCGGGCCTGGAGGGGCGAGGCGGAGGCGTGGTCGGGGGCGGCCTCACATGGGTTCTTGCCCGGGGTCTGGGACGGAACGGGATGTGGGTGGCCATCGGTGTACTGACGGTGACGAGCCTCTGCCTGCTGACCGGCGTAACGCTCGCGTCGGCAGGGGCAGGCCTCCGCGCCGCCGCGCGGGGCGGGATCCTCGTCGTGGTCGTGCTTCTGCGCCTGGTCGCGCGTCTTGCCGCGGGCCTGGTTCGTCTTCTCGAGGCAGGGGCTCACACTCTCTGGTCTGCGATCCAGGCCTACCTGCGCAGGG
Proteins encoded in this window:
- a CDS encoding insulinase family protein is translated as MDPTHRSVLPNGIRVLTEAMPQVRTAAIGLWIGAGSRYEAAEVHGVSHFLEHLFFKGTRGRSALAIAQAVDALGGQMNAFTDKEHTCIYVKVLADHLPPIVELMADMLLNSSFDPVAIERERQVITEELKMYEDSPDAMVQDLIAQTIWNGHPLGRPVIGTRRTVSRLKRADFVRYVEERYRPDNVLVAVAGDVEHRAATELIARHLGQWDGRTVTQETLRPSLTPAVTIRSKEIEQVHLCVATRGCSAADEDRYVLAVLDNLLGGGMSSRLFQEIREKRGLVYSIASYPASYREGGLSVVYAAMSPKNGPEVVRLIMEEIAALSDPLDEAELQRAKESLKGSVMLPLESTSGRMNKLAGSELYHSRQIDLDEILGRIDAVDGAAVQRMAAEIFTPDQMAMAAIGPFGVHGTPRAPLERAFDRSVGILATRQ
- the dapA gene encoding 4-hydroxy-tetrahydrodipicolinate synthase; the encoded protein is MTMPFFGHLITAMVTPFDADGRVDYAGAAALTGRLISSGNDGLVVAGTTGESPTLSDDEKIRLFAAVKEAAGDRAKVIAGTGTYDTAHSIHLSKEAHRAGADGLLLVNPYYNRPSQDGLYAHFRAVAESTPLPVMLYNIPGRTGVNCMPETIARLAEIPSIVAVKEAAGSLDQVSEIRVRTPDRFSIYSGDDSLTLPKLAVGAVGVVSVAGNLAGLEIQAMIQSFLAGKVEEALRLHRRLWPLFKVLFITTNPVPVKAALRLAGLDCGRVRLPLVDATPKEEEQIQVVLRALGLMPAQA
- a CDS encoding undecaprenyl-diphosphate phosphatase, with amino-acid sequence MAALQGAVHNHQPGTGEGRVAAGRPRLRAGQAAPGGCNAQGGGADSGCAARVGPDAGPSVSPAGVPVLDLVVLGIVQGLTEFLPISSTAHLLFAEHYLGMSRPGLVLEAALHIGTTLAACVLFWPDVLRIVRSIPGLLRGAAEPRVHPPDPAARMAVAIVISTAVTAALGLALAGPLERMFESVRATAVQLLITGLILLWSRERGTRSAGEVTARDGVVLGLAQALAIVPGISRSGVTIVAGLALGLQRTESARMSFLMSIPAIAGASAFALKDAGMATRMGYAPPELLAGAVVAGISGGLAILWLVDLIRRHRLIAFSAYCWLVGLLVLLTAR
- a CDS encoding 4-hydroxy-tetrahydrodipicolinate reductase, yielding MDTIRVAVSGAAGRMGRTAIRAIAREPDMVLVGALERDQAIGQDAGEQAGSRHLGVTVTDSVEAIIAAGPDVLVEFAPGRVAADHARAAIEAGIRPVVGSTGIPASDIELLGELAAQSKIGAVIAPNFAIGAVLMIEFARLAAPHLQQVEIIELHHDRKRDAPSGTAEKTARAIASVRAESPATALPAAAPSGEELVTGARGGVVEGVRVHSVRLPGLVAHQEVIFGGPGQVLTIRHDSTSEESFMPGLLLAVRRVPELSGLVYGLEHLLGLR
- a CDS encoding aspartate-semialdehyde dehydrogenase, with the protein product MVGGLRVAVIGATGVVGGAMVRILEERGFPTASLRLFATARSAGRTVVFRGRAVPVEETGDGVLESDLVLFAGGDDASRRLAWAVAEAGGVAVDNSSTWRMDPRVPLVVPEVNAGALRGHQGVIANPNCVAAALVMALKPIHDAAGIRRCIVATYQSVSGGGADNMRALLAQSQGLLEATDALETGDADRITAAAGTASPVAFNVRPQWRWESDGETEEENKIVAETRKILATDLLISVTAMRVPVLVGHTLAVHLDLARPLAPDAARAVLRGARGVEVVDDPSADLVPTPLLAAGRDPVYVGRLRADRFDPHGLSLIVCSDNLRKGAALNAVQIAEYMLAAGMLFRRGETARHQGG